The genomic stretch GCTCTTGGGGATCTTCGCCATCAGCTTCGGGAGCATCCTGGTGCGCCTGGCCCTGGCGGCCTCCGGGGATAGAAGCCTGGCCTTCAGCCTGGTGATGAGCGCGGGGCGCATGGCGCTGGCGGCCCTCCTCCTCCTCCCCGCTTGGCGCAGCCCCTTAAAGAGCCCCGCTGGGCTTCCTTACGCCGTGGCCGCCGGAGCCTTTTTAGCCCTGCACTTCGCCCTCTGGATCACCTCCCTCTCCTACACCTCCGTGGCCGCCAGCACCGCCTTGGTCACCACCAACCCCATCTGGATCACCCTGTTCGCTCGGCTCTTCTTCCGGGAGACTCCTTCCGGCCTCACCCTTCTGGGAATCGGGGTAGCCCTTTTGGGAGGGCTTCTCATCGGCCTGGGGGATGCCCAAGGAGAGGGGGGTGCCAACCCCCTCCTGGGGGATTTCCTGGCCCTCTTGGGAGCGGTGGCCGCCTCCCTCTACCTCCTCCTGGGGCGGGAAGCGCAAAGGCGCGGCCTTTCCATTCTGGAATACATACGGGTCGCCTACTCCGCCGCC from Thermus caldifontis encodes the following:
- a CDS encoding DMT family transporter; protein product: MRPSGLKIAAVLLLGIFAISFGSILVRLALAASGDRSLAFSLVMSAGRMALAALLLLPAWRSPLKSPAGLPYAVAAGAFLALHFALWITSLSYTSVAASTALVTTNPIWITLFARLFFRETPSGLTLLGIGVALLGGLLIGLGDAQGEGGANPLLGDFLALLGAVAASLYLLLGREAQRRGLSILEYIRVAYSAAALLLLPLPYLFGGEYGGYPPVVYGYILLMALLPQLVGHTSFNWATRHIPPVLVTLAILFEPVGASLLAFLLFGELPGVKVLLGALVLLLGVGLVVVGGRR